One region of Bombus affinis isolate iyBomAffi1 chromosome 5, iyBomAffi1.2, whole genome shotgun sequence genomic DNA includes:
- the LOC126916244 gene encoding protein transport protein Sec16A isoform X3 — protein MSNPYRARPTRSRINHSLGYGTHNQNIWNPMSRVPPEVSSNDSVQHQPPLLNQPKQSNDPWNNSWNWDFDKQADNQQQQPLQSEQQQQHYVPSYANQGQLIPNSIQDHYYQSVNGNKNDLLNQNLTSDRNIPGTVANRPPIPNHTDSFTSYSNYNQYQQYPPPPRTNSIKSGSMNFDQPQWAGDQQSQNVSYLQKSGVQNQKEQASRPTLVGSNYNWMKSNQTNVMTPQNWQKPAAVSGHWQDPKMDKEAQNFDDIGNQYTPPVQQTRSSQHLLPSTENKEYSINDTNDANNWSNQVHMSSQWNAQNRESAIPNQSQQVTQAYNANDEFNSWPQKNTEVSQSWKKTNDNNATQWLHEQQENNNLIEESVKQEATGAVATNDWQQNRTIPSHHIHSNIIPAVDPNIEHEERKRSAPSLISNSVSSKDSNTQIKTNIAKSYPSDSRLNMSATPETISTVASSENISVQDNNDFNLANDATERGKSNSTEELPIKLEQLNLGTKVNKNVESQNELKEAQSVNPQNAISNNGVTPDNISGLPLECAVLGTENAHSNDNQNLISQDHTALNPYQMSNIKSSDNIAQSGYDQWYSQDTLPLSSENTLYSKDNVRPPKEWSIEQNVENYENIQQPSEFINLEVVTPSLQERDIYGSRDSINKETLDNDPKPVPNSAKEVANTRDFRQEISNIEVPSVQQSTRSHSLLQAEQVPDNYEFASNDRNTFLETGELTDSHQEHEPSPPSQDDENDEVPNDIPFLREVPGQSSSIDPRRNDPTGQEQYVQTGQRLSDPRRNDPSGQEQGLQLRNMSERSERRDVPPGQERNVPLLSRSDSDTMERRNDPSGRERSLPPQQSRNDPSGEERYQSQPQIMLEPSETREIPGRGNESEDPVQQTEENLRQIPGGASSNEVTQSPDDRSNGRVVTGSQEAAIQDQTSDSRNKREEAVGASIRESQGIPSASNRRDSYEDEDDEGGSGNSRDDSRERRRDSSSERRRYEYERKSAYYDREREYDDDYYYDRRRGGENDRTYNTRDEFDRREIPYREDDRKHHSRDDLDRHSREEVDRRGRPKEDLDDRDIRRRPDDRRKDRVDDGIRRRERDIRDYDLRYSRDRDYLDRDRRRDDRRPRRYDDYDIRDPYRREYYDDPYSRGSRPSSRSSYNDRDREYYMRSRDPYYPYNGYPGYDYGVHYASNYYAYIENLRRTNPAAYSEWYHKYYANQHQQQHISRGVVNYPEDRASVHSGRSSCDERTTGDKRTLADISMLEDSTTTSARMTPTKFSISHVYGCFSIGSLIHVHPAYPSDGERAKVDIFRLDNLLSHDPVARDLRAYPGPLIKQVGVTHKKTIIEYCENKIKRAASNEEMVDRASYILLYELMIMLIQQNGNVVGVDIAALLLRNKDAYPYDVNKQKSQDSGRRESIISQRSGASVGDSVQGSQDGATTSEKVESKPRKSTEQMTDEFRNTLLYGLVQEALEYAMNEGLWGHALFLASKLDKRTHASVMTRFANSLPYHDPLQTLYQLHSGRVPAVVTGISDPRWDDWRPHLAMIISNTSANPEINRRSITTLGDTLSARGDIYAAHFCYVLAQVDFGTYGASNVKLVLIGANHQKAYNVFFSTEAVMLTEIYEYARNLSEPGFTLVDLQTFKFDLAVKMVDHGLIEKALLYIEQIAVNIFNEPSKYKKSFINAVYNLGDRIRYHDPVYKDSIDEATTLTWFNNLAEIVGKCHEGEITENEVCVPQAKQESYNSIQNQEAHEMKQQQQWNTIQPEYREGPTSMMEAATTDTQSEWQPLSLPSNIPDTYDQSMQYTRNNEESCQYQQPQQQDYWTQDSYYQNNYGRNDSTITNWQQSTYSPEQSDIDNSQQQEKWNYKTEREEQTPTLESSQPAISMTPSTKKQYDPLEELDALETPKPASKPAASAKKASEKPVEKKPSNSGGSWFGGLFSKLAPKPRNQMILPDDSNPTIVWDPVAKKWMNKDEDGDSNSATIAPPPKASDMGFRSPVPEQASQPPSQADDTSVNKFKLPRGRSMRANYIDVMNPGGSKNNAVPSSIPTPVTSPMVPMATSSPQLFIPAPVNDPSAPVDFLTSTEATAAVPTNVPENTSQGFSRWSSTSSLSREVQSYTMRDPRFLPQNKGPMMYNPNDMKNRSVKSIQQSRYPPR, from the exons ATGAGT AATCCTTATAGAGCCAGACCAACTAGGTCTAGAATAAATCACAGCTTAGGCTATGGAACTCATAATCAAAATATATGGAATCCAATGTCTAGAGTACCACCTGAAGTATCGTCAAATGATTCTGTTCAACATCAACCACCACTTCTGAATCAGCCAAAACAGTCAAACGATCCTTGGAATAATTCATGGAATTGGGATTTTGACAAACAGGCAGAtaatcaacaacagcaaccgcTACAGTCAgaacaacagcaacagcattATGTACCTTCTTATGCCAATCAAGGGCAGTTGATACCTAATTCCATTCAAGATCATTATTATCAAAGTGTTAACGGTAATAAGAATGATCTGCTCAATCAGAATTTGACATCAGACAGAAATATACCAGGGACAGTTGCTAATAGGCCACCAATTCCTAATCATACAGACTCTTTCACGTCTTATTCAAATTATAATCAATATCAGCAATATCCACCACCACCTCGAACAAATTCTATTAAATCTGGATCTATGAATTTCGATCAACCACAATGGGCAGGTGATCAACAATCTCAAAacgtttcatatttacaaaagTCAGGTGTACAAAATCAAAAAGAGCAAGCATCACGTCCTACTTTAGTTGGTAGCAATTATAATTGGATGAAGTCTAATCAAACAAATGTAATGACCCCACAAAATTGGCAAAAACCAGCTGCTGTATCAGGACATTGGCAGGATCCAAAAATGGACAAGGAGGCACAAAATTTTGATGATATAGGTAATCAATATACACCACCAGTACAACAAACTAGATCAAGCCAGCACCTTCTACCTTCTActgaaaataaagaatattctatAAATGATACGAATGATGCAAATAATTGGTCCAATCAAGTTCATATGTCTTCACAATGGAATGCTCAGAACCGCGAATCTGCAATACCTAATCAAAGTCAGCAAGTAACACAAGCTTACAATGCTAATGATGAATTTAATTCTTGGCCTCAAAAAAATACTGAAGTCTCACAATCTTGGAAAAAGACCAATGACAATAATGCAACTCAGTGGTTACACGAACAAcaggaaaataataatttaatagaaGAAAGTGTTAAACAGGAAGCCACTGGTGCAGTTGCTACAAATGATTGGCAACAAAATCGTACAATACCATCTCATCATATTCATTCTAATATTATTCCAGCAGTAGATCCAAATATAGAACATGAAGAAAGAAAACGGTCTGCTCCTTCATTAATTTCAAATTCTGTCAGCTCTAAAGATTCTAATACACAGATAAAAACAAATATTGCTAAATCATATCCATCCGACTCCCGGCTTAATATGTCTGCTACTCCTGAAACTATATCAACTGTTGCAAGTTCTGAAAATATTTCTGTGCAAGATAACAATGATTTTAATTTAGCAAATGATGCAACAGAACGGGGTAAAAGTAATTCAACTGAAGAGTTGCCTATAAAATTAGAACAGTTAAATCTTGGTactaaagtaaataaaaatgttGAAAGTCAAAATGAGTTGAAGGAAGCACAATCTGTTAATCCTCAAAATGCGATTTCCAATAATGGTGTTACACCTGATAATATATCTGGATTGCCTTTAGAATGTGCTGTACTCGGTACAGAAAATGCTCATTCCAATGATAATCAAAATCTTATTAGTCAAGATCATACAGCGCTCAATCCGTATCAAATGTCAAACATTAAGTCTTCAGACAATATAGCACAAAGTGGATATGATCAATGGTACAGCCAGGATACATTGCCACTTTCCTCAGAAAATACATTGTATTCGAAAGATAATGTTCGTCCACCAAAAGAATGGAGTATAGAACAAAATGTAGAGAACTATGAAAATATCCAACAGCCTtcagaatttataaatttagaaGTAGTCACGCCATCATTACAAGAACGAGATATATATGGCTCAAGAGATTCTATAAATAAGGAAACTTTAGATAATGATCCTAAACCAGTTCCAAATTCTGCCAAGGAGGTAGCCAATACACGTGATTTTAGACAAGAAATAAGTAATATTGAAGTACCCTCTGTACAGCAGTCCACACGATCTCATTCCCTTCTTCAGGCAGAACAG gTGCCAGATAATTACGAGTTCGCATCAAACGATAGAAATACTTTTCTGGAAACCGGAGAATTAACCGATTCTCATCAAGAACATGAACCGAGTCCACCAAGTCAAGATGATGAAAATGACGAAGTGCCTAATGACATTCCCTTTTTACGCGAAGTACCGGGACAATCAAGTTCCATAGATCCACGTAGAAATGATCCAACCGGGCAAGAACAATATGTTCAGACTGGTCAAAGATTGTCTGATCCAAGAAGAAATGATCCGTCTGGTCAAGAGCAAGGTCTTCAGTTAAGGAATATGTCTGAAAGATCAGAACGGCGCGATGTTCCACCTGGACAAGAAAGAAATGTTCCTTTACTCTCACGATCAGATTCCGACACGATGGAACGGCGGAACGATCCATCTGGCAGAGAACGGTCTCTGCCTCCGCAACAATCACGAAATGATCCATCTGGAGAAGAAAGATATCAGTCACAACCCCAAATTATGTTAGAACCAAGTGAGACACGGGAAATACCTGGAAGAGGTAATGAATCTGAAGATCCTGTTCAGCAGACTGAAGAAAACCTTAGACAAATACCGGGCGGTGCATCTTCCAACGAAGTTACTCAGTCACCGGATGACAGATCTAATGGAAGAGTAGTTACAGGCTCTCAAGAAG CTGCAATACAGGATCAGACCAGTGACTCAAGAAACAAACGCGAGGAAGCTGTTGGCGCATCAATACGCGAAAGTCAAGGAATTCCTAGTGCATCGAATCGTAGAGATTCGTATGAAGATGAGGATGATGAAGGAGGATCCGGAAATAGTAGAGATGATAGCAGAGAAAGACGACGTGACAGTAGCTCGGAACGCCGAAGATACGAATACGAACGAAAAAGCGCGTA TTACGATCGTGAACGGGAATATGATGATGATTATTATTACGATCGCCGTCGTGGAGGAGAAAACGATCGAACATATAATACTCGCGATGAATTCGATCGTCGAGAAATTCCTTATCGAGAAGATGATCGCAAGCATCATAGTCGAGACGATCTAGATCGGCATTCAAGAGAAGAGGTTGATAGAAGAGGCAGACCTAAAGAAGATCTAGATGATAGAGACATTAGAAGAAGACCTGACGATCGCAGAAAAGATAGGGTTGATGATGGAATACGACGCAGGGAAAGAGATATTAGAGACTATGATTTACGATATTCTAGAGATCGCGATTATCTTGACCGTGACAGAAGAAGAGACGATAGACGACCAAGAAGATACGATGATTACGATATAAGAGATCCATATAGGAGAGAATATTATGACGATCCTTATAGTAGAGG ATCCAGACCATCCAGTAGATCCTCCTATAATGATAGAGATAGAGAGTATTACATGCGATCGAGAGATCCGTATTATCCTTATAAtg GATATCCTGGATACGATTATGGTGTTCATTATGCCAGTAACTATTATGCATACATTGAAAATTTGCGACGTACAAATCCTGCTGCTTATTCGGAATGGTATCATAAATATTATGCTAATCAACATCAACAACAACACATTTCTCGTGGTGTTGTTAATTATCCTGAAGACAGAGCAAGTGTCCATTCCGGACGCAGTTCTTGCGACGAAAG aaCAACTGGTGATAAACGAACTTTAGCTGATATATCTATGCTTGAAGATTCAACAACTACCTCTGCACGTATGACACCAACTAAATTCTCTATTTCACATGTATATG GATGTTTCTCTATTGGATCATTGATACATGTGCATCCAGCTTATCCATCTGATGGTGAAAGAGCCAAAGTAGACATTTTTAGATTGGACAATCTACTTTCACATGATCCAGTAGCACGCGATTTACGTGCCTATCCTGGTCCCCTAATTAAGCAAGT GGGTGTGACTCATAAAAAGACCATTATCGAATATTGtgagaataaaattaaaagggCAGCGTCAAACGAAGAGATGGTTGATCGTGCTTCTTACATACTTTTATATGAACTAATGATTATGTTGATTCAACAAAATGGA AATGTTGTCGGCGTTGATATAGCAGCATTGTTACTCAGAAATAAAGATGCATATCCTTACGATGTAAATAAGCAAAAGTCGCAGGATTCAGGAAGAAGAGAATCGATAATATCTCAAAGATCGGGAGCCTCAGTTGGAGATAGTGTTCAAGGCAGTCAAGATGGTGCAACGACATCCGAAAAAGTCGAAAGTAAGCCACGGAAAAGCACTGAACAAATGACAGACGAATTTAGAAATACGTTACTTTATGGATTAGTCCAAGAAGCAttag aATATGCAATGAACGAAGGTCTTTGGGGGCATGCACTCTTCTTAGCTAGCAAATTGGATAAACGTACGCATGCATCTGTAATGACACGTTTTGCTAATAGTTTACCGTATCACGATCCATTGCAAACTTTATATCAACTTCATTCTGGCCGTGTGCCAGCTGTTGTTACTGGTATATCGGATCCTCGATGGGATGACTGGAGACCTCATTTAGCAATGATTATATCCAACACATCTGCTAATCCAGAAATTAATCGTCGTTCAATTACAACTCTCGGTGATACACTTTCTGCACGAGGAGATATTTATGCAGCGCATTTCTGTTACGTACTTGCACAAGTTGATTTTGGTACCTATGGAGCAAGTAATGTAAAACTTGTACTGATCGGTGCAAACCATCAGAAAGCATACAATGTATTTTTCTCAACGGAAGCCGTTATGCTCACGGAAATATACGAATATGCCAGAAATCTTAGTGAACCAGGTTTTACATTAGTAGATCTACAAACCTTTAAGTTCGACTTGGCAGTAAAAATGGTAGATCATGGATTAATAGAGAAAGCTTTACTATATATAGAACAAATTGCAGTAAACATTTTTAACGAGCCATCGAAGTACAAAAAGTCGTTTATTAATGCGGTGTATAATTTAGGAGACAGGATTAGGTATCATGATCCTGTCTATAAAGATTCTATCGATGAAGCTACAACTTTAACTTGGTTCAATAATCTAGCTGAAATCGTTGGTAAATGCCAT GAGGGAGAAATTACCGAAAATGAAGTTTGCGTTCCTCAAGCAAAACAAGAATCGTATAACAGTATACAAAATCAAGAAGCGCATGAGATGAAACAACAACAGCAGTGGAACACGATTCAACCCGAATACAGAGAAGGTCCAACGTCGATGATGGAAGCAGCCACGACTGATACACAGTCAGAATGGCAGCCATTATCTCTACCGTCGAATATACCGGATACATATGACCAAAGTATGCAGTATACGAGAAATAACGAAGAATCTTGTCAATATCAACAACCTCAACAGCAAGATTATTGGACTCAAGACTCTTATTATCAAAACAATTATGGAAGAAATGATAGTACCATCACAAATTGGCAACAATCGACATATTCTCCAGAACAAAGTGATATTGACAACTCTCAACAGCAAGAAAAATGGAACTATAAG ACGGAAAGAGAAGAACAAACACCTACCCTTGAA TCATCGCAACCGGCAATTTCGATGACACCGTCAACGAAAAAACAGTACGATCCATTGGAAGAATTGGATGCCCTCGAGACTCCGAAACCAGCCTCGAAACCTGCAGCTTCAGCTAAAAAAGCATCAGAAAAACCAGTCGAAAAGAAACCTTCTAACAGCGGAGGTTCTTGGTTTGGCGGCCTCTTCAGCAAACTTGCTCCAAAACCAAGGAACCAGATGATTCTTCCAGATGACAGTAACCCGACG ATCGTTTGGGATCCGGTTGCTAAAAAATGGATGAATAAAGACGAAGACGGAGATAGTAATTCGGCTACAATAGCTCCCCCTCCGAAAGCTTCTGACATGGGATTTAGATCACCTGTGCCTGAACAAGCTTCTCAACCACCTTCGCAGGCAGATGACACCTCTGTGAACAAATTTAAATTACCCAGAGGTAGAAGTATGCGTGCTAATTATATAGATGTAATGAATCCAGGTGGTTCAAAAAATAACGCAGTACCTTCAAGTATACCAACCCCAGTAACATCTCCAATGGTACCTATGGCTACGTCATCACCTCAGCTATTCATCCCTGCTCCAG ttaaCGATCCAAGTGCTCCTGTAGACTTCTTAACTTCAACGGAAGCAACAGCAGCCGTACCTACGAACGTTCCTGAGAATACATCTCAAGGG TTCTCTCGATGGAGCTCAACCAGCTCGTTATCGCGAGAGGTGCAGAGCTACACTATGAGGGATCCGCGTTTTCTCCCACAGAACAAG GGACCAATGATGTACAACCCGAACGACATGAAGAATCGTTCAGTGAAGAGCATACAGCAGAGCCGGTACCCTCCACGATAA